One genomic window of Eptesicus fuscus isolate TK198812 chromosome 6, DD_ASM_mEF_20220401, whole genome shotgun sequence includes the following:
- the KIF20A gene encoding kinesin-like protein KIF20A encodes MSQGILSPPAGLLSDEDVVLSPMFESTVADLRSVVRKDLLSDCSVISTSLEDKQQVPSEDSPEKVKVYLRVRPLLPSELERQEDQDCVRIENAETLVLQAPKDSFAQKSNERGIGQATHRFTFSQIFGPEVGQASFFNLAVKEMVKDVLKGQNWLIYAYGVTNSGKTHTIQGTIKDGGILPRSLALIFNSLQGQLHPTPDLKPLLCNEVIWLDSKQIRQEEMKKLALLNGGLQEEELSTSLKKSVYIENRNGTSTSFDSGIAGLSSTSQFTSSSQLDETSNRWAQPDSAPISVPADIRFSIWISFFEIYNELLYDLLEPPNQQRKRQILRLYEDQNGNPYVKDLNWIHVQDAEEALRLLKVGRKNQSFASTHLNQNSSRSHSIFSIRILHLQGEGDIVPKISELSFCDLAGTERCKDQKSGERLKEAGNINTSLHTLGRCIAALRQNQQNRSKQNLIPFRDSKLTRVFQGFFTGRGRSCMIVNVNPCASTYDETLHVAKFSAIASQLVHAPPVQLGLPSLHSFIKEHSLQASSSLEIGTKTDPGPDDDIENEADISMYSKEDLLQVVEAMKALLLKERQEKLQLEMQLRDEICNEMVKQMQQREQWCSEHLDTQKELLEETYEEKLKILKESLTSFYQEELQERDEKIEELEAQVQEARQQPRAHQQSGSELSVRRSQRLAAASHSAQQLQEVTAKLDQCKAELNSTTDELRKYQKMLEPPPSAKPFTTDVDKKLEEGQKNIRLLRTELQKLGESLQSAERACCHSTGAGKLRQALTTCDDILIKQDQTLAELQNNMMLVKMDLRKKAACIAEQYHTVLKLQGQASTKKRLGANQENQQPSQEPPGKKPFLRNFLPRTPTCQSSTDCSPYARILRSRHTPLLKSGPFGKKY; translated from the exons ATGTCCCAAGGGATCCTTTCTCCGCCAGCCGGCTTGCTCTCGGATGAAGATGTCGTACTGTCCCCCATGTTTGAGTCCACAGTTGCAGATTTGAGGTCTGTGGTTCGTAAGGACCTGCTGTCAGACTGCTCTGTCATCTCCACCTCCCTGGAGGACAAGCAGCAG GTTCCATCTGAGGATAGTCCAGAGAAGGTGAAAGTGTATCTGAGGGTCAGGCCCTTGTTACCTTCAGAGCTGGAACGGCAGGAGGATCAG GATTGTGTCCGTATTGAGAATGCGGAGACCCTTGTTCTACAGGCACCCAAAGACTCCTTTGCCCAGAAGAGTAACGAGCGGGGAATTGGCCAAGCCACCCACAGGTTCACCTTTTCCCAG ATCTTTGGGCCAGAAGTAGGACAAGCATCCTTCTTCAACCTGGCTGTGAAGGAGATGGTAAAAGACGTACTCAAAGGACAGAACTGGCTTATCTATGCATATGGAGTCACCAACTCAGGGAAAACCCACACAATTCAAG GTACCATCAAAGATGGAGGGATCCTGCCCCGGTCCCTGGCTCTGATCTTCAATAGCCTCCAAGGCCAACTTCATCCCACACCTGATCTGAAGCCGTTGCTCTGTAATGAGGTAATCTGGCTTGACAGCAAGCAGATCCgacaggaggaaatgaagaaactggCCCTGCTAAATGGAGGCCTCCAAGAG GAGGAACTGTCTACCTCCTTGAAGAAGAGTGTCTACATTGAAAATCGAAATGGTACCAGCACCAGCTTTGACAGTGGCATTGCTGGGCTCTCCTCCACCAGTCAGTTTACTAGCAGTAGCCAGCTAGATG AAACAAGTAACCGATGGGCACAGCCAGACAGTGCCCCCATAAGTGTACCTGCAGACATTCGCTTCTCCATCTGGATCTCCTTCTTTGAGATCTACAATGAACTGCTTTATGATCTATTAGAACCACCTAACCAACAGCGCAAGAGGCAGATTCTGCGGCTATATGAGGATCAGAATGGCAATCCCTACGTGAAAG ATCTCAATTGGATTCACGTTCAGGATGCTGAGGAGGCCTTGAGACTCCTGAAAGTGGGTCGTAAAAACCAGAGCTTTGCCAGCACGCACCTGAACCAGAACTCCAGCCGTAG TCACAGCATCTTCTCCATTCGGATCCTGCACCTTCAAGGGGAAGGGGACATTGTCCCCAAGATCAGCGA GTTGTCATTCTGTGATCTGGCTGGCACAGAACGCTGCAAAGATCAAAAGAGTGGTGAGCGGCTAAAGGAAGCAGGAAACATTAACACTTCTCTGCACACCCTGGGCCGCTGTATTGCTGCCCTGCGCCAAAACCAGCAGAACAG GTCAAAGCAGAACCTGATTCCCTTCCGCGACAGCAAGTTGACTCGAGTGTTTCAAGGCTTCTTCACAGGCCGAGGCCGCTCCTGCATGATTGTCAATGTGAATCCCTGTGCATCTACTTATGATGAGACCCTTCATGTGGCCAAGTTCTCAGCCATTGCCAGCCAG CTTGTGCATGCTCCACCTGTACAACTGGGACTCCCATCGCTACATTCATTCATCAAGGAACACAGTCTGCAGGCGTCTTCCAGCTTAGAGATAGGAACTAAGACAGACCCAGGCCCTGATGATGACATTGAAAATGAAGCTGATATCTCCATGTATAGCAAGGAG GATCTCCTACAGGTGGTGGAAGCCATGAAAGCACTGCTTTTGAAAGAACGGCAGGAAAAGTTGCAGCTGGAGATGCAGCTCCGTGATGAAATTTGCAATGAGATGGTGAAGCAGATGCAACAGCGTGAACAGTGGTGCAG TGAACATTTGGACACCCAAAAGGAACTATTAGAGGAAACATATGAAGAGAAATTAAAGATCCTCAAGGAGTCACTGACAAGTTTTTACCAAGAGGAGCTTCAG GAGCGGGATGAGAAGATTGAAGAACTAGAAGCTCAAGTGCAGGAAGCCAGACAACAGCCAAGAGCTCATCAACAATCAGGGTCTGAATTGTCTGTAAGGCGGTCACAAAGGCTGGCTGCTGCTTCCCACTCCGCGCAGCAGCTCCAAGAGGTTACAGCCAAACTGGACCAGTGCAAAGCAGAGCTGAACTCTACCACTGAcg AGCTACGGAAGTATCAGAAAATGTTAGAACCACCACCCTCAGCCAAGCCCTTCACCACTGATGTGGACAAGAAGTTAGAGGAGGGCCAGAAG AATATAAGGTTGCTACGGACAGAGCTTCAGAAACTTGGTGAATCTCTCCAGTCAGCAGAAAGAGCTTGTTGCCACAGCACTGGGGCAGGAAAACTTCGCCAAGCCTTGACTACTTGTGATGACATCTTAATTAAACAG GATCAGACCCTGGCTGAGCTGCAGAATAACATGATGTTGGTAAAAATGGACCTTCGGAAGAAGGCGGCATGCATTGCGGAGCAGTACCATACTGTGCTAAAACTCCAAGGCCAGGCTTCTACCAAAAAGCGCCTTGGTGCCAACCAGGAAAACCAGCAACCAAGCCAAGAGCCCCCAGGGAAGAAACCATTTCTTCGAAATTTTCTTCCCCGAACACCCACCTGCCAAAGCTCAACCGACTGCAGCCCTTATGCTCGGATCCTGCGCTCACGGCATACCCCTTTACTCAAATCTGGGCCATTTGGCAAAAAATACTGA
- the CDC23 gene encoding cell division cycle protein 23 homolog, producing MAASPSVVPVALTTPGVPVLSASGDFSNLREIKKQLLLIAGLTRERGLLHSSKWSAELAFSLPALPLVELQPPPPMTEEDAQDMDAYTLAKAYFDVKEYDRAAHFLHGCNSKKAYFLYMYSRYLSGEKKKDDETVDSLGPLEKGQVKNEALRELRVELSKKHQARELDGFGLYLYGVVLRKLDLVKEAIDVFVEATHVLPLHWGAWIELCNLITDKEMLKFLSLPDTWMKEFFLAHIYTELQLIEEALQKYQNLIDVGFSKSSYIVSQIAVAYHNIRDIDKALSIFNELRKQDPYRIENMDTFSNLLYVRSMKSELSYLAHNLCEIDKYRVETCCVIGNYYSLRSQHEKAALYFQRALKLNPRYLGAWTLMGHEYMEMKNTSAAIQAYRHAIEVNKRDYRAWYGLGQTYEILKMPFYCLYYYRRAHQLRPNDSRMLVALGECYEKLNQLVEAKKCYWRAYAVGDVEKMALVKLAKLHEQLTESEQAAQCYIKYIQDIYTCGEIVEHLEESTAFRYLAQYYFKCKLWDEASTCAQKCCAFNDTREEGKALLRQILQLRNQGETPSTEMPAPFFLPASLSANNTPTRRVSPLNLSSVTP from the exons ATGGCCGCGAGCCCCTCTGTAGTTCCTGTGGCCCTGACCACTCCGGGGGTACCCGTCTTGTCAGCTAGTGGCGATTTCTCAAATTTGCGGGAAATTAAAAAGCAGCTGCTACTTATCGCTGGCCTTACCCGAGAGCGGGGCCTACTGCACAGTAGCAAATG GTCGGCGGAGTTGGCCTTCTCCCTCCCGGCGTTGCCTCTAGTCGAGCTGCAGCCGCCTCCGCCTATGACAGAG GAAGATGCCCAGGATATGGATGCTTACACCCTGGCCAAAGCCTACTTTGATGTTAAAGAGTATGATCGGGCAGCACATTTCCTGCATGGTTGCAATAGCAAGAAAGCCTATTTCCTGTACATGTATTCTAGATACCTG TCTGGAGAAAAGAAGAAGGATGATGAAACAGTTGATAGCCTAg gCCCTCTGGAAAAAGGACAAGTAAAAAATGAGGCTCTTAGAGAATTGAGAGTGGAGCTCAGCAAAAAGCACCAAGCTCGGGAACTTGATGGTTTTGGCCTTTATCT GTATGGTGTTGTGCTTCGAAAACTGGACTTGGTGAAAGAGGCCATTGATGTATTTGTGGAGGCTACTCATGTTTTGCCTTTGCATTGGGGAGCCTGGATAGAACTCTGTAACTTGATTACAGACAAAGAGATG CTGAAGTTCCTGTCTTTGCCAGACACCTGGATGAAAGAGTTTTTTCTGGCTCATATATACACCGAATTGCAGTTGATAGAGGAGGCCCTGCAAAAGTATCAGAATCTCATTGATGTGGGCTTTTCTAAGAGCTCTTATATTGTTTCCCAAATTGCAGTTGCCTATCACAATATCAGAG ATATTGATAAAGCCCTCTCTATTTTTAATGAGCTAAGGAAACAAGACCCTTATAGGATTGAGAATATGGATACATTCTCCAACCTTCTTTACGTCAGG agCATGAAATCTGAGTTGAGTTATCTGGCTCACAACCTCTGTGAGATTGATAAATATCGTGTAGAAACTTGCTGTGTAATTG GCAATTATTATAGTTTGCGTTCTCAGCATGAGAAAGCAGCCTTATATTTCCAAAGAGCTTTGAAATTGAATCCTCGGTATCTTGGGGCCTGGACACTAATGGGACATGAGTACATGGAAATGAAGAACACATCTGCTGCTATTCAGGCTTATAG ACATGCCATTGAGGTTAATAAGCGGGACTACAGAGCCTGGTATGGCCTCGGGCAGACCTATGAAATCCTTAAGATGCCATTTtactgcctttattattatagacggGCCCATCAGCTTCG GCCCAATGATTCTCGTATGCTGGTTGCTTTAGGAGAATGTTATGAGAAACTCAATCAACTTGTGGAAGCCAAAAAG TGTTACTGGAGAGCTTATGCCGTGGGAGATGTGGAGAAGATGGCTCTGGTGAAACTTGCAAA GCTTCATGAACAGTTGACTGAGTCAGAACAGGCTGCTCAATGTTACATCAAATATATCCAAGATATCTATACCTGTGGG GAAATAGTGGAACACTTGGAGGAGAGCACAGCTTTCCGCTATCTGGCCCAGTACTATTTTAAGTGCAAGCTGTGGGATGAAGCTTCAACTTGTGCCCAAAAGTGTTGTGCATTCAATGAT ACCCGGGAAGAAGGTAAGGCCTTGCTCCGGCAAATCCTGCAGCTTCGGAACCAAGGAGAGACTCCTTCCACTGAGATGCCTGCACCCTTTTTCCTACCGGCGTCACTGTCTGCTAACAATACTCCTACACGCAGAGTTTCTCCACTCAACTTGTCTTCAGTCACACCATAG
- the LOC114232078 gene encoding 60S ribosomal protein L27a-like — MPSRLRKTRKLRGHVSHGHSRIGKHRKHPGGRSNAGGLHHHRINFDKYHPGYFGKVGMRHFHLKRNQSFCPTVNLDKLWTLVSEQTRVNAAKSKTGVAPIIDVVQSGYYNVLGKGELPKQPVIVKAKFFSRRAKEKIKGVGGACVLVA, encoded by the coding sequence ATGCCATCCAGACTCAGGAAGACCCGAAAACTTCGGGGCCACGTGAGCCACGGCCACAGCCGCATCGGCAAGCACAGGAAGCACCCCGGGGGCCGCAGTAATGCTGGTGGCTTGCATCATCACAGGATCAACTTCGATAAATATCACCCAGGTTACTTTGGGAAAGTTGGTATGAGGCATTTCCACTTAAAGAGGAACCAGAGCTTCTGCCCAACTGTCAACCTTGATAAACTGTGGACCCTGGTCAGTGAGCAGACACGGGTAAATGCTGCCAAAAGCAAGACTGGAGTTGCTCCTATCATTGATGTGGTGCAATCGGGCTACTACAACGTTCTGGGGAAGGGAGAGCTCCCAAAGCAGCCTGTCATTGTGAAGGCCAAGTTCTTCAGCAGAAGAGCCAAGGAGAAGATTAAGGGtgttggtggggcctgtgtcctcgTAGCTTGA